A genomic segment from Luteolibacter ambystomatis encodes:
- a CDS encoding Calx-beta domain-containing protein — protein MSRRSRLVAALAACGAFALGTYIYQKSSSPFRPGGALRHEAAARAEVAKEPRPVEGGPVDFGKLEAFKDWSRGYMAASAEERKAAADEGVALAKARRPEFLKLIKTDPARALAEAVPMVVRQDLPAKVTAHLEERVRGVGALRTYANTTLPGSVPVAAVHYLELNDGVTYQAYTSGREQYLMDYKANRSVNGVAVRPKGGMAQLALDPRPVRPLEVGERPDPALPKVEICPVSGNSTALPPEQAAAAVKADEPVVEAQGQVFYLCNGSHTTVFENQLVAGEGAGGGGVGFNGPLPYVSTKALGVMKVLYIPVTFPDENVAPTTEANAYNTMKDIADYYNKSSFGKLTIATTVTPCLMMPHNGKWYQANDADNGGNIDCLGLTHTDARAAAKAAGFDPANYDCIVVLQSYAYGVSRGAGGWGTVGGNSVWIYSSTWREVVAHEMGHTFGLAHANFWDSNGVNGIGYGSNQEYGDDFDIMGGGSITTGQYNIASKEQIKWFTADNLTSVASSGTYRIAAHDSNILDPALSYGLKIVKDPLRTYYAEVRQLSDADANQPWQSNGIRLEWKYPSGGGSNNQLIDTTPGSINGKADGNIIVGRTFSDAASGIHLTPVAVNKATSPKTVDVVVNLGQFPGNQPPTLALNASATNVPTGATVTFNAVANDPDGDALSYYWTYGNGDKTALPNAASINRTFSSAGQYQVTCTVSDMKGKTAVRSIVVNVGTNTTYSIGGRVTNGVQPLANIPVSTTNKETVTDSDGYYTLVGLAAGTYSVTPRLDGYSFTGSQGSSITVGPNTDTANFDAAAGAVVTITATVPTCTEDLAGSTGKFTLTRTGPTTNALAITMQSVAGTATNNTDYTLSPAISSNTLTIPAGAASLDVTVTPKTDASTEGPETVRLLLAQSSSYVIGGSQEATVTIIDNDPNTNGVKVGIVAAVPVTVENSATPALLRVSRNGPTTAALTVNYTVGGTATAGGDYTALPGSVTIPAGASSADIPVTSINDSASETNETVVVTLSTNAAYLIEASPLNAATATIVDDDLQILTVTTSDAIATEGASPADNGTFLVTRTGDTSQDLTLYYSLAGSALQGVDYVILPGSVTIPAGQTSAAVTIAPIDDGILEDDQTVTILLGSLGSNYKLGSNSTSTLTIKSNPANKPFVSVAAAEDSFGESGTAGIFRFAVSGVVTSSFTVNYTVGGSATPGGDYNALSGTVTIPAGSGNRTVDVTVTPINDVAVEDLEDVTLTITPSASYVTWPASDHATMWLYDDEQPTVFVDASNTSPAEPATNSKFTLLRTGSTTADLVVNYTMSGTATNGSDYTALSGTATIPAGKSFVDITVTPVNDTAGEGTETIILTLAPGAYSRSPLPATLYLGDNDTSAVTVGFNSAASTTAEGAGTVNIPVSLSAASVNPVTVNYVVGSGSTSSNNSNTTGLNAPYWVRMTRTGNSLAAYRSSDGVTWTQQGTTQTIGMGNTAFVGLCLGSNNSAASQATATFDNVTVTPAGGTFTGTDVGYTPKPGSWTNVSGTYTLKSQTNDIYDSVDSFYFVSTPVTGDCTVTARVTAISGGVAWTKAGVMIRESLFDDARHGMSSLTPGNGVAFQWRAGSVTNAEGSGVDFTLASGTLTFPAGTTTLNIPVQITDDQIVENTENVVVSLVNAGGAGLGTITQHILAISDNDVPPAQPTVGFAAAASSGPESNTTVNLPVALSFKPAAAVTVDYAVTGGTAVSGTDYTLANGTLTFNAGETVKLIPVTVVDDAVIEPDRTIIVGLSNPVGADLGANVSHTYTIANDDTPVVTITATDATAAESPSATDTGTFTVSRTGPTTNALTVNFTVSGTATSGTDYTAIGTSVTIPAGASSAPVTITPVDNATAETSETVIVTLAASAGVYTVGSPAAATVTITDDDMPVVSIVATDNIATETGATTGTFTVSRTGPTTNALTVNFTVSGSATSGSDYTSIGTSVSIPSGSASKTITLTPINDSASEGDEYVLVALSTNANYTLGAPYFDSITIEDDDFAPYVQITSPLYPNIVLPAGAGLLLEAAATDDGLPAPMTYSWTKVSGPGTVAFGTPAALNTTATFSANGTYVVRFSAYDGNQTSTADQIVNVGGTDTLYAKDIGSSVSAGSYSLNEGTGVHTLACRSGDLWNNADSFRYAFERAHGDVTVTARVISVTNTSSWAKPGVMIRESLAAGSKHAFMSVTPGNGTAMQWRDSTDGGSDNSNTAGATAPYWVRISRAGNTLTGSYSADGVTWTQQSTATIMMGTDVYVGLSLCANNTGSTCTATFDNFTVAPLVNKGALVNAGVDQTVATSSVSLSGSVTDDGQPLAAPVLQWSQISGTGTTTFGNAAAAATTASFSSSGTYVLRLTANDGWVKTFDDVTVNTAITTVALATPDANAAEVGLDPGSFTVTRSGGSTAAALNVLYTLSGTATNGTDYQALSGTVTIPAGQTSATITVTPIDDFLQETGGETVILTVTADPSYGINGAGTGTVTIADNDVTPVVAITSPTVGSTSIPTGVGLLLEATATDDGQPSALVTTWSMVSGPGTVTFGDTHALNTTALFSANGTYVLRLSAYDGGVTTTADVTVNVGVTPGGTLAGYTYGSGGAGSYTTISSSSYSLSGASSGIDSGGTSDGFFMLGSTFSGDFDLKTRVASGTNISNSTTERAGLVVRLGTGGAANGVSAFVGMDTTPTEWGYWITRTTAGGANVRDQYTEAAMGLPTWCRLVRVGTTITGYHSDDGTTWTSRGTITMAGDVRAGLCWSSDSANSGTATFDNVSGFGYSGNVGPAVNAGVDQPVLLPANATLAGTASDDGKPVSPGALTTTWTKVSGPGTVTFGNASTPATSASFSQGGTYVLRLIGDDGEVKTFDDMTVTATSPLPVVSMTTPLPSASESGPVAGKFTISRSGSTLAALTVNVAMSGTATNGTDYTSVASTVTIPAGSASADVTITPTVDAVAEGDETAVLTLTADAAYTLGATVNGTVTIADLPVDAWKKTKFGASANDPAVAGDLADPDHDGVSNLLEYALGTDPLDGKTPMPKLKPGVSPALFHLDMPDPAASDVTYTVEGINLLGGTWTTLAAKSGTGPWSWLAGGTSKLTVGTPAGGRVGVDVGCPDSMAASPKYFFRLKAQRN, from the coding sequence ATGTCCCGTCGTTCCCGGCTTGTTGCAGCATTGGCCGCTTGTGGCGCGTTCGCGCTCGGCACCTACATTTACCAGAAATCATCCAGCCCGTTCCGTCCCGGTGGAGCGCTCCGCCATGAGGCGGCGGCCCGCGCGGAGGTGGCGAAGGAGCCGCGTCCGGTGGAGGGCGGTCCGGTGGACTTCGGGAAGCTGGAGGCCTTCAAGGACTGGTCGCGCGGCTACATGGCGGCATCCGCGGAGGAGCGGAAGGCGGCGGCGGACGAGGGTGTGGCGCTGGCGAAGGCGCGCCGCCCGGAATTCCTGAAGCTCATCAAGACCGATCCGGCGCGCGCGCTGGCGGAGGCGGTGCCGATGGTGGTGCGGCAGGATCTGCCTGCGAAGGTGACGGCTCATCTGGAGGAGCGCGTGCGCGGCGTGGGGGCGCTGCGGACGTATGCGAATACCACGCTGCCGGGCAGTGTGCCGGTGGCCGCGGTGCATTATCTGGAGCTGAACGATGGCGTGACCTACCAGGCTTACACGTCCGGGCGTGAGCAGTATCTGATGGATTACAAGGCGAACCGCTCGGTGAACGGCGTGGCGGTCCGGCCGAAGGGCGGCATGGCGCAGCTCGCGCTCGATCCCCGCCCGGTGCGGCCGCTGGAGGTGGGCGAGCGCCCGGACCCGGCGCTGCCAAAGGTGGAGATCTGCCCGGTTTCCGGAAACTCCACGGCGCTGCCGCCGGAGCAGGCCGCTGCGGCGGTGAAGGCGGACGAGCCGGTGGTGGAGGCGCAGGGCCAGGTGTTCTACCTGTGCAATGGCAGCCACACCACGGTCTTCGAAAACCAGCTGGTGGCCGGTGAGGGCGCGGGTGGCGGCGGAGTGGGCTTCAACGGGCCGCTGCCCTACGTTTCCACGAAGGCGCTCGGCGTGATGAAGGTGCTCTACATCCCGGTGACCTTCCCGGACGAGAACGTGGCGCCGACCACGGAGGCGAACGCCTACAACACGATGAAGGACATCGCCGACTACTACAACAAGTCGTCCTTCGGAAAGCTCACCATCGCCACCACGGTCACGCCCTGCCTGATGATGCCGCACAATGGCAAGTGGTATCAGGCGAACGATGCGGACAACGGCGGCAACATCGACTGCCTCGGCCTGACCCACACGGACGCGCGCGCGGCGGCGAAGGCGGCTGGCTTTGATCCGGCGAACTACGACTGCATCGTGGTGCTGCAATCCTACGCCTACGGCGTGTCCCGCGGCGCGGGCGGCTGGGGCACGGTGGGCGGAAACAGCGTGTGGATCTACAGCTCCACCTGGCGCGAGGTGGTGGCGCACGAGATGGGCCACACCTTCGGCCTGGCGCACGCGAACTTCTGGGACAGCAACGGCGTCAATGGCATCGGCTACGGTTCGAACCAGGAATACGGCGATGACTTCGACATCATGGGCGGCGGCAGCATCACCACCGGCCAGTACAACATCGCCTCCAAGGAGCAGATCAAGTGGTTCACGGCGGACAACCTCACCAGCGTGGCCTCCAGCGGCACCTACCGCATCGCGGCGCACGACTCGAACATCCTCGATCCGGCGCTGAGCTACGGCCTGAAGATCGTGAAGGACCCGCTGCGCACCTACTACGCGGAGGTGCGCCAGCTTTCCGATGCGGACGCGAACCAGCCGTGGCAGTCCAATGGCATCCGCCTGGAATGGAAGTATCCGTCCGGCGGCGGCAGCAACAACCAGCTCATCGACACCACGCCGGGCTCGATCAACGGCAAGGCGGACGGCAACATCATCGTGGGCCGCACGTTCTCGGACGCCGCCTCCGGCATCCACCTCACGCCCGTGGCGGTGAACAAGGCGACCAGCCCGAAGACGGTGGACGTGGTGGTGAACCTCGGCCAGTTCCCCGGGAACCAGCCGCCCACGCTCGCGCTGAACGCCTCCGCGACGAACGTGCCCACGGGCGCGACGGTGACCTTCAATGCGGTGGCGAACGATCCGGATGGCGACGCGCTGTCCTACTACTGGACTTATGGTAATGGCGACAAGACGGCGCTGCCGAACGCGGCGTCCATCAACCGCACCTTCAGCTCCGCGGGCCAGTACCAGGTGACCTGCACGGTGTCCGACATGAAGGGGAAGACCGCGGTGCGCAGCATCGTGGTCAACGTCGGCACGAACACCACCTACAGCATCGGCGGGCGGGTGACGAACGGCGTCCAGCCGCTGGCGAACATCCCGGTTTCCACCACGAACAAGGAGACGGTCACGGACTCGGACGGCTATTACACGCTGGTGGGCCTCGCGGCGGGCACCTACTCGGTGACGCCGCGGCTGGATGGCTACAGCTTCACCGGCAGCCAGGGCTCCTCGATCACAGTGGGGCCGAACACGGACACCGCGAACTTCGATGCCGCCGCCGGAGCGGTGGTGACGATCACGGCCACGGTGCCGACCTGCACCGAGGATCTGGCCGGATCGACCGGAAAATTCACGCTGACCCGCACGGGTCCGACGACCAACGCGCTGGCGATCACCATGCAAAGCGTGGCGGGCACGGCGACCAACAACACGGACTACACGCTGTCCCCGGCGATCTCCTCGAACACGCTGACCATTCCCGCGGGCGCGGCCTCGCTGGACGTGACGGTCACACCGAAGACGGACGCCAGCACGGAAGGCCCGGAGACGGTGCGGCTGCTGCTGGCGCAGAGTTCGTCCTATGTGATCGGTGGTTCGCAGGAGGCGACCGTGACGATCATCGACAACGATCCCAATACGAACGGGGTGAAGGTGGGCATCGTGGCCGCGGTGCCGGTCACGGTGGAAAACTCCGCCACTCCGGCGCTGCTGCGCGTGAGCCGCAACGGCCCCACCACCGCCGCGCTGACGGTGAACTACACCGTGGGCGGCACGGCCACCGCGGGCGGGGACTACACCGCGCTGCCCGGTTCCGTGACCATTCCTGCCGGAGCATCCTCCGCGGACATCCCGGTGACATCGATCAACGACAGCGCCTCCGAGACGAACGAGACGGTGGTGGTCACACTGTCCACGAATGCCGCCTACCTCATCGAGGCCTCACCATTGAACGCGGCCACGGCCACGATCGTGGATGACGACCTGCAGATCCTCACGGTCACGACGTCCGATGCCATCGCCACGGAGGGCGCGAGCCCGGCGGACAATGGCACCTTCCTCGTCACCCGCACCGGGGACACCTCGCAGGATCTCACGCTCTACTACAGCCTCGCGGGCTCGGCGTTGCAGGGAGTCGATTACGTGATCCTGCCCGGATCGGTGACGATCCCGGCGGGGCAGACCAGCGCGGCGGTGACGATCGCGCCGATCGACGATGGCATCCTGGAGGATGACCAGACGGTGACGATCCTGCTCGGCTCGCTGGGATCGAACTACAAGCTGGGCAGTAATTCGACGAGCACGCTCACGATCAAGAGCAACCCGGCGAACAAGCCGTTCGTCTCGGTGGCCGCGGCGGAGGATTCGTTCGGCGAGTCCGGCACGGCGGGCATCTTCCGGTTCGCCGTCAGTGGAGTGGTGACCTCGTCGTTCACGGTGAACTACACCGTCGGCGGCAGCGCCACGCCGGGCGGCGACTACAACGCGCTCAGCGGAACGGTGACGATCCCGGCGGGCAGCGGCAACCGCACGGTGGATGTGACGGTCACGCCCATCAACGATGTGGCGGTGGAGGACCTGGAGGATGTCACGCTCACGATCACTCCGTCCGCGTCCTACGTCACCTGGCCTGCCAGCGATCATGCCACGATGTGGCTCTACGATGACGAGCAGCCGACGGTGTTCGTGGATGCGTCCAACACCAGCCCGGCGGAGCCTGCCACCAACAGCAAGTTCACGCTGCTGCGCACCGGTTCCACCACGGCCGATCTGGTGGTGAACTACACGATGAGCGGCACGGCCACCAATGGCAGCGACTACACCGCGCTCAGCGGCACCGCCACCATTCCCGCGGGCAAGTCCTTCGTGGACATCACGGTGACGCCCGTGAACGACACGGCTGGGGAGGGGACGGAAACGATCATCCTGACGCTGGCTCCGGGCGCGTATTCCCGCTCGCCGCTGCCGGCCACCCTGTATCTGGGGGACAACGACACCTCCGCGGTGACGGTGGGCTTCAACAGCGCCGCGAGCACCACCGCCGAGGGCGCGGGCACCGTGAATATCCCGGTGAGCCTCTCCGCCGCCTCCGTGAATCCGGTGACGGTGAACTACGTGGTGGGTAGTGGTTCGACCTCCTCGAACAACAGCAACACCACCGGCCTGAACGCGCCGTACTGGGTGCGGATGACGCGCACCGGCAACTCGCTGGCGGCGTATCGTTCCTCCGATGGCGTGACATGGACGCAGCAGGGGACCACGCAGACGATCGGCATGGGCAACACGGCCTTCGTGGGGCTGTGCCTCGGCTCGAACAACAGCGCGGCCTCGCAGGCGACGGCGACGTTCGACAACGTCACGGTCACTCCTGCGGGCGGCACCTTCACCGGCACGGACGTGGGCTACACGCCGAAGCCGGGAAGCTGGACGAACGTCTCCGGCACCTACACGCTCAAGTCGCAGACGAATGACATCTACGACAGCGTGGATTCGTTTTACTTCGTTTCCACGCCGGTCACGGGCGATTGCACGGTGACCGCGCGTGTGACCGCGATCAGCGGTGGCGTGGCGTGGACGAAGGCCGGGGTGATGATCCGCGAGAGTCTCTTCGACGATGCCCGCCACGGCATGAGCTCGCTGACACCCGGCAACGGTGTGGCGTTCCAGTGGCGTGCCGGCTCGGTGACGAATGCCGAGGGCAGCGGCGTGGACTTCACGCTGGCCTCGGGCACGCTGACCTTCCCGGCGGGCACGACCACGCTGAACATCCCGGTGCAGATCACCGATGACCAGATCGTGGAGAACACCGAGAACGTGGTGGTTTCGCTGGTGAATGCGGGCGGGGCCGGCCTCGGCACGATCACCCAGCACATCCTCGCGATCTCGGACAACGATGTGCCGCCCGCGCAGCCGACCGTCGGCTTTGCGGCGGCCGCTTCCTCCGGTCCGGAATCGAACACCACGGTGAACCTGCCGGTGGCGCTGAGCTTCAAGCCGGCTGCGGCGGTGACGGTCGACTACGCGGTGACCGGCGGCACGGCGGTATCCGGCACGGATTACACGCTGGCGAATGGCACGCTCACCTTCAACGCGGGCGAGACGGTGAAGCTGATCCCGGTGACGGTGGTGGATGACGCGGTGATCGAGCCGGACCGCACGATCATCGTGGGGCTTTCCAATCCGGTCGGCGCGGATCTGGGCGCGAATGTCTCGCACACCTACACCATCGCCAATGACGACACGCCGGTGGTGACGATCACGGCTACGGATGCGACCGCGGCCGAGAGCCCTTCGGCCACGGACACGGGCACCTTCACGGTGAGTCGCACCGGGCCGACGACGAACGCGTTGACGGTGAACTTCACGGTTTCCGGCACGGCGACCTCCGGCACGGACTACACCGCGATCGGCACCTCGGTCACGATCCCGGCGGGTGCCTCCAGCGCGCCGGTGACGATCACGCCGGTGGACAATGCCACGGCGGAGACTTCCGAGACGGTGATCGTGACGCTGGCCGCGAGCGCCGGGGTTTACACGGTGGGTTCGCCCGCCGCCGCCACCGTGACCATCACGGACGATGACATGCCGGTGGTGAGCATCGTGGCCACGGACAACATCGCGACGGAAACGGGCGCGACCACGGGCACCTTCACGGTGAGCCGCACCGGGCCGACGACGAACGCGCTGACGGTGAACTTCACGGTTTCCGGCAGTGCGACGAGCGGCAGCGACTACACCTCCATCGGCACTTCGGTGAGCATCCCGTCGGGTTCCGCGAGCAAGACCATCACGCTGACACCGATCAACGACAGCGCCAGCGAGGGCGACGAGTACGTGCTGGTGGCACTTTCCACCAATGCAAACTACACACTAGGAGCGCCGTACTTCGACTCGATCACCATCGAGGACGACGACTTCGCGCCGTATGTGCAGATCACCAGCCCGCTGTATCCGAACATCGTGTTGCCCGCGGGGGCGGGGTTGTTGCTGGAAGCCGCCGCCACGGATGACGGCCTGCCCGCGCCGATGACCTACAGTTGGACGAAGGTGAGCGGTCCGGGCACGGTGGCCTTCGGCACGCCCGCGGCGTTGAACACGACGGCGACCTTCTCCGCGAACGGCACGTATGTGGTGCGTTTCTCCGCCTACGATGGCAACCAGACCTCCACCGCCGACCAGATCGTGAACGTGGGCGGGACCGACACGCTTTACGCGAAGGACATCGGTAGCAGCGTCAGCGCGGGCAGCTATTCGCTGAACGAGGGCACCGGCGTACACACGCTGGCCTGCCGCAGCGGCGACCTGTGGAACAACGCGGATTCGTTCCGCTATGCCTTCGAGCGGGCGCACGGCGATGTGACGGTGACGGCGCGGGTGATCTCGGTGACGAACACTTCGTCCTGGGCGAAGCCGGGCGTGATGATCCGCGAATCGCTGGCGGCGGGATCGAAGCATGCCTTCATGAGCGTGACTCCCGGCAATGGCACGGCGATGCAGTGGCGCGACTCCACCGACGGTGGCAGTGACAACAGCAACACCGCCGGAGCGACCGCGCCGTACTGGGTGCGGATCTCGCGTGCGGGCAACACGCTGACCGGCTCGTATTCCGCGGATGGCGTGACGTGGACGCAGCAATCCACGGCGACGATCATGATGGGCACGGATGTCTATGTGGGCCTGAGCTTGTGCGCGAACAACACCGGCTCCACCTGCACGGCGACCTTCGACAACTTCACGGTGGCGCCGCTGGTGAACAAGGGCGCTCTGGTGAATGCCGGAGTGGATCAGACGGTGGCCACTTCTTCCGTGAGCCTGTCCGGCAGCGTGACCGATGACGGCCAGCCGCTGGCGGCGCCCGTGCTCCAGTGGTCGCAGATTTCCGGCACCGGCACGACCACCTTCGGCAATGCGGCTGCGGCGGCCACCACGGCCTCGTTCTCCTCGTCCGGCACCTACGTTCTCCGTCTCACGGCCAACGACGGCTGGGTGAAGACCTTCGATGACGTGACGGTGAACACGGCGATCACGACGGTGGCGCTGGCGACTCCGGATGCGAATGCCGCGGAGGTGGGGCTCGATCCCGGCAGCTTCACGGTGACGCGCAGCGGTGGTTCCACGGCCGCCGCGTTGAACGTGCTCTACACGCTTTCCGGCACGGCCACGAACGGCACGGACTACCAGGCGCTTTCCGGCACGGTGACGATTCCGGCGGGGCAGACCAGTGCGACGATCACGGTGACTCCGATCGATGACTTCCTCCAGGAGACCGGCGGTGAAACGGTGATCCTCACGGTGACGGCGGACCCGAGCTACGGCATCAATGGTGCTGGCACCGGCACGGTGACGATCGCGGACAACGATGTGACTCCGGTGGTGGCGATCACCTCGCCGACGGTGGGCAGCACCAGCATCCCCACCGGCGTGGGCCTGCTGTTGGAAGCCACCGCCACGGATGACGGCCAGCCTTCCGCGCTGGTGACGACGTGGAGCATGGTGAGTGGTCCGGGCACCGTGACCTTCGGCGACACGCACGCGCTGAACACGACGGCGCTGTTTTCCGCGAATGGCACCTACGTGCTGCGCCTGTCCGCGTATGACGGCGGCGTGACCACCACCGCGGACGTGACGGTGAACGTGGGCGTGACCCCGGGCGGGACTCTCGCGGGATATACCTACGGCAGCGGAGGGGCGGGCAGCTACACCACGATCAGCAGCTCCAGCTACAGCCTGAGCGGGGCTTCATCGGGCATCGACAGCGGCGGCACGTCCGACGGTTTCTTCATGCTCGGATCGACCTTCAGCGGAGACTTCGACCTGAAGACGCGGGTGGCCAGCGGAACGAATATATCGAACTCGACCACCGAGCGGGCGGGTCTGGTGGTGCGCCTGGGCACGGGCGGAGCGGCCAACGGGGTGAGCGCGTTCGTGGGGATGGATACGACTCCGACCGAATGGGGCTACTGGATCACCCGTACCACGGCGGGCGGTGCGAACGTCCGCGACCAGTACACGGAAGCGGCGATGGGATTGCCGACATGGTGCCGTCTGGTGCGGGTGGGAACCACGATCACCGGCTATCATTCCGATGACGGCACGACGTGGACCTCCCGCGGCACGATCACGATGGCCGGAGACGTGCGGGCGGGGCTTTGCTGGAGCTCGGACAGCGCGAACAGCGGCACGGCGACCTTCGACAACGTGAGCGGGTTCGGCTACTCCGGGAACGTGGGGCCTGCGGTGAATGCGGGCGTGGATCAGCCGGTGCTGCTGCCCGCAAACGCGACGCTGGCAGGAACGGCGAGCGACGATGGCAAGCCGGTCTCGCCCGGCGCGCTGACCACGACGTGGACGAAGGTTTCCGGGCCGGGCACGGTGACCTTTGGAAACGCCTCCACACCGGCGACGAGCGCGAGCTTCAGCCAGGGCGGGACGTATGTGCTGCGTTTGATCGGCGACGATGGCGAGGTGAAGACCTTCGATGACATGACGGTCACGGCGACCTCGCCGCTGCCGGTGGTTTCCATGACGACACCGCTGCCCAGCGCCAGCGAGTCCGGTCCGGTGGCCGGGAAGTTCACGATCTCGCGCAGTGGTTCGACGCTGGCCGCGCTGACGGTGAACGTGGCGATGTCCGGCACCGCCACCAATGGCACCGACTACACCAGCGTGGCCTCTACCGTGACGATTCCCGCGGGCAGCGCCTCGGCCGATGTGACCATCACTCCTACGGTGGATGCCGTAGCGGAAGGGGACGAGACGGCGGTGCTGACGCTCACCGCGGACGCGGCCTACACGCTGGGCGCGACGGTGAACGGCACTGTGACCATCGCGGACCTGCCGGTGGATGCGTGGAAGAAAACGAAGTTCGGAGCTTCCGCCAATGATCCGGCGGTGGCGGGTGATCTCGCGGACCCGGATCATGACGGCGTCTCCAACCTGCTGGAGTATGCGCTGGGCACCGATCCGCTGGACGGCAAGACCCCGATGCCGAAGCTCAAGCCGGGCGTTTCCCCCGCGCTGTTCCATCTCGACATGCCTGATCCAGCCGCGTCCGATGTGACCTATACGGTCGAGGGCATCAACCTGCTCGGGGGCACGTGGACGACGCTGGCGGCGAAGTCCGGCACCGGTCCGTGGAGCTGGCTGGCTGGCGGGACATCGAAGTTGACCGTCGGCACGCCTGCGGGCGGACGGGTGGGTGTGGATGTCGGTTGTCCGGACTCCATGGCGGCCTCGCCGAAGTACTTCTTCCGCCTGAAGGCGCAGCGGAACTGA
- a CDS encoding sugar phosphate isomerase/epimerase family protein encodes MNRRHFLATGALASLPLAVRAEEKSAAPAPPPTPNTRPNRIGISSYSFWGFNREDLRPIDICIEHAARMGFDGFEILQKQLLSWEPAELMKIKRRAFLLGLDLMGYSTHQGFLSPDKEARKKNYDHTLACLEQAYNLGIPTMRVNSGRWDTIKNFDELMRRRGEDDPISGYTEEDAYPWVIEAYTGLAEEAGKRGIIMGLENHWGLGRTPQGVKRVVDAVNSPWLKVTLDTGNFLENPYDRLAQLAKDTVLMQAKTYYGGGVWYTLELDYPRIAKIMKDAGYTGYISLEFEGKEDPLTAIPKSLELLRKAFA; translated from the coding sequence ATGAACCGTCGCCACTTCCTCGCCACCGGAGCGCTCGCCTCCCTTCCTCTCGCCGTCCGCGCTGAAGAAAAGTCCGCCGCGCCGGCTCCGCCCCCCACACCGAACACCCGCCCGAACCGCATCGGCATCTCCTCCTACTCCTTCTGGGGCTTCAACCGCGAGGACCTCCGCCCCATCGACATCTGCATCGAGCACGCCGCGCGCATGGGCTTCGATGGTTTCGAGATCCTGCAGAAGCAGCTCCTTTCCTGGGAACCCGCGGAGCTGATGAAGATCAAGCGCCGCGCCTTCCTGCTCGGCCTGGACCTCATGGGCTACTCCACCCACCAGGGTTTCCTCTCTCCGGACAAGGAAGCGCGGAAGAAAAACTACGACCACACGCTCGCCTGTCTCGAACAGGCCTACAACCTCGGCATCCCCACCATGCGCGTGAACTCCGGCCGCTGGGACACCATCAAGAACTTCGATGAACTCATGCGCCGCCGTGGCGAGGACGACCCCATCTCCGGCTACACCGAGGAAGACGCCTACCCGTGGGTCATCGAAGCCTACACCGGGCTCGCGGAGGAAGCGGGCAAACGTGGCATCATCATGGGCCTTGAGAATCACTGGGGCCTCGGCCGCACGCCGCAGGGCGTGAAGCGGGTGGTCGATGCCGTGAACTCGCCATGGCTCAAGGTCACGCTCGATACCGGCAACTTCCTCGAAAACCCCTATGACCGCCTCGCCCAGCTCGCGAAGGACACCGTCCTCATGCAGGCGAAGACCTACTACGGCGGCGGCGTCTGGTACACGCTGGAACTCGACTATCCCCGCATCGCGAAGATCATGAAGGACGCTGGCTACACCGGCTACATCTCTCTGGAGTTCGAGGGCAAGGAAGACCCGCTCACCGCGATCCCGAAGAGCCTGGAACTGCTGCGGAAGGCCTTCGCGTAG